The window CACTGCCAAATGGAAGAGCAATGCCTCCATTGTTTAACTTCACTACCCAAGGTCAGCCCATAACTCTTATTAAAACCTTGCCTTTGTCCTTACAAAAATGGTGAAGTGTTTAATTAATAGATACAATTACAGATGGGTTGGACTACATTCCGTTCCGTCTCATTAATTTGTTTGCTATGTGTATTTTAAACTGTACAGAACTTGCGGGAGCATCAACAGAGCTGCGGCAGCGTCTAATTCCAGCGCATTGCCAGGGAACCGGAAGTAGCTCTTAGGATCGGATCATTCAGTAGTGTTCCCAAATTTTCAGCTTCCTCACTCTCTCTAACTGCTATTTACTGGAGTGTGTGCAACAAATTTGAACCATTTGTGCTTCCAAGCTTGAGGAGAGTCTGGAAATCTGAACGCTGGGGACCAGAGATGTGAATTCAATTTTCCATCtccaatttcattttttttcccaCATCCCCCTAAAGATGTTTGATGtatcattttttaattattattattgtttgtaATCCATCAAGATTGTGTCCCATGCCCTAATATCGCAAGCTTTGTGTTCAACTAAGATTCAATTCTCTGTTCTAACCTCAGTTTGGTTATTGGATATGAACATGCACTTTTCTTTGCAAAACTCCAAAGCTTTTGATATTGTATGTTTCTGGTAGAAAATGATCCCAATCTtggaaaatcaaattttgagtAAACCAAGGTGGCTTTTGGTTGATCCATTGTAAAGTAGGTTTTTTCGTTATGGTAGTTTTCAGATTACAAACAGTTAGCGCCCATCATCGCTCTCCAGCCATTCCTATTATATATAATGGGggttgaagaagatgatgtaTCTATAGAGCAAAAGAAAACATTATCTTTTGGTTTCTGCAATAAAAGGGTTTTAACTTGGTACATTGTtcagatatatataaaaaagttcaGGAATTGGATTTTAAAGGAAGAGATTCCTTAAATGCCTATAAAAAGAGGCAAAAGAAGAGCAAGGCACCAAACACATACATCCCACATCACTGGGTCTGGTTTTGCAAATCTGTCTTGAGTGTTTCCCCCATCCTTGTGCTCAAAAGATTTAATAAACCACTTAAAACTTTGTAAGATGTTCTTTCATCTTTTTACCAAAAGAAAGAacgaaaaaaacaaatcttaggCGGCGGTATATGTATCTCACTTCAGTTGGGAAGGTGAATTCCTCTTAGCTTCAAGGGTCGAACCCTCTTTAAGTGCCATTTGTGATTCGTTCTCCATCCCCAGGAAGGAAAGGGAAGCAGACTGGAGATAAGACGCCACATGCCACACGGGAGAGATCACTTGTGCTTGAATTGCATCATCTAGTGCTTCTTTTGGCATGTCACTCATTAGGTAACACAGGCTACGCCTTGCACACACTGTTGGAGACACCATTCCTCCATCTATGAACTGTGCAAATTTTGGAAGAAAGCAAGGTTAATTAATATACTCTCCCTGTTCTTAcaagtgtgtgtgtgttaaGGTGCAAAGGAAACGGACCTGTGTGTAATACTCAATGGCCTCTCTAAAGTCTTTTTGCCTGAAAGCCACATCTCCCTTCTTCTTGGAGTTCAAAGACTCTTGCATCTGGTCTGTCCACATTTGAAACGAGAGCTGCATTTGCAACACAACCACCATGAAGAACCGAGAAACCCCGCAGACCCTGAGTAACAGAGGCAAAGCACTTACCTCATTGGTGACACCCTCGTCGTCTTTGTATCCAAGTTTATCCAAGATCTCAAGCATAGCAGTCAGGTCCTTTCTCGAGCAAGCCTCACCGAGAGGGGACAGGGGAGACACCGAACCACTGTGAGGCAGACCCATTAGAACATGGGATGGGACCTGCAGCGTGAACATTTATCTGAGTCAACAACATAGAGAAACTTGGGCCTTGATTTTTATTAATGGCGTAATTAATATATGAAATGGGAACCTCAGTGTCCTTCTGAAGAGGTGTCAGGGCAGTGACCAAAGACTTTGTGTTTGGCCTCTCACGAGCTTCGTACTGGAGACAACGAGAAGCCAGGCGTACTAGCTCTGTGCCATCGCTTTCAGAGAATTGCCCATCTAGGCAAGAATCAGTTAGCGTCTGGAGATTTCTGTCTCTAATCAGATCAAGGGCCTACACAGAATCAGATTGAAAGAGAATCAATCTTCACCTCCATTATGTGAAAGAGTTGCAATCCCATATGCTAAGAATACACTTACATGGCTAGGAGGTATATGTTTCCCGCTGAGAACATCAAGCAGAAGAGTTCCAAAGCTGTATATCACACTCTCTGGAGTAATCCTCCCtgtaaacacacacacatgaaAACATTAGTCTCAACTCAACCATATCAATATtggttaaaaaacaaaaaaaaacaaattgatgATTGTACCAGTTCGGAGATATTCAGGAGGGGTGAAAGCAAGATTTGTGCTGTAACTTTTCCCatctcgactgttcttcatcaagCCAAAAGTAGAAAGTCTTGGATTGCATTCCTCATCAAATAAAACACGGTAGGCGTTGAGGTCGTGATAGAGAATACGGCCTTGGTTGGTGCAGTATTCAAGAGCTTGTGCTAGATATAACACAACTCTTAGCCTCATTGTCCATTTCATTGGTTGCGTTTCCCCTGGTTTGCACACACTTATTAGAAGACTCTTGACATGTAAACAAGATTTAGTTAAATCAAAACTACTGAGTGAGTGAGGAGGAGTCTTACAATGGAAAAGGTGTTTGGCTAAGGTTTCATTGGGCATAAACTCAGCGACAAGCAACCTCTCGTCACCTTCGCAGCAACAGCCGAGTAAATTAGCCATTCTCTCACTCCGCAGCTGACCAACCGACCTCGCTTCCTCCTGCACATTGGGAGAACACATTCTCTAACATGGAAGAGAATGAAAACAAAAGAGTATACTATAGATTACATACAAGGAACTGTCGTGCGTCAGGCCAGGCCATTCTAGTGAAACGCTTGACAGCAATCTTCTTTTGGTTCTCGAGTTTGCCTTTGTAGACGACATTGGGAGCCTTTTCTCCGTGCTCGGAGACaatatactccacagcaaaaccACAAGTAGCTGACTTGAGCTGGTCTAATGTGTACTCCCGGAAAGCAGGCACATCGGTGATATCATTATTCTCTCCATTTTCTGCataaaggaaaacaaaaaaaaaaggaacaccAATCAGACATGCCTAAGCTGCTTCTACAAGATCCAAGTGGGAAAGAAAAAGAGGTGAACTGACCAACATGAGGAGGAGCTTCAAGAACAGCAGTCTTGTGAGATGAGTTCCCACAACAACGACCCAGGTTAGAGCATTGACCTCCCATCTAAACAAACGCTCACAAAAAATTTGATCCTAGAGAGCTGCAATAAAATTAGAGAGGCAATGGATAAACAAACAATCATTCCTAAAAAGAGAAACTTTCATAGTCAACACAAAGAAGAAAAGAGTTGAAAAGGACGGGACTTGGTGGTTGGAGATAAAAGGCCATACCTTGTCAACTCGGTGAGACTCTATAGTGAGTCAACTCGAGTGGGGGTTACAACGAAAAGCTCAACAATACCCCCAAGCTGAGTTGAAACGagggaattaaaaaaaaaaactaatttgagGGCAAATTGAGCCAATAAACACTCTATAGCTACGATTCACACACGATCCACGAACTGTTCTCTATTTAGGTTTGGGGTATATCCTCGATTCCATCAAAACAACGCTGGACGAGACGAGAGATAGACGAAGAAACAAGACAAAACAAGCACAAGCAAATGCACGTGCTCTCAATAAAtttaatacttttaaaaataaaaaaaaataaaaatcaataataataGAGAAACCGTATCTCAAATCGAATCGGACATGAACGTATGTGTTTCATGTGAAACTTTGCTTAAACAATCCGAAACTTGTCGAAACCAATTTAGATCAGATCACAAAGTAGTTTATATACGTGCATCTACTAAAATAAATACACATCTGTTAATTCACCAGAAGcaattattttcctttttctgAAGCCAACAACAAGACAGAGAAAGCTAAAGATAGAATAAAGCCAAAAAATAAGTTACCGACAAGTTGATGAAATGTGTTTTTAAAATGTTGAGACTCGAGAAGACAACCAAAGAATCTGCCCATTCCTCACCATATATGCCCCCAAAAGATAGCACCGCCTGTTTAAAGCAAGTGGTCGTTCCTCTTCCCGTTGCCTCCTGCTCCATGCCGTAATCACTAACGGTCTTTTGTAATCACACAGAGATACTAGTCAAGGAGGGAACGAACTACTAATGACGCACAAAGCAGCGTTGATTTTGTGATAGGCCCATGGGCTTTTATGGGCCTCTCTTTTCATGGATCTCTGTTTtctttggtaaaatgttaagattTGTATTCTCTGTTTTAACAATGTGAGTGTGATTCAATCATCGTTAGTGCTTGTGGATTTGTGGAAGGACGAGTTCATGAATATGCAAGATTCTCAACTTTTATACACATAGATTGAGGGATAGATACAAATTCAAAtttcaagaagatgaagagttcTATATAGAGACATATATGTTTTCCGGAACAAGATTCAGAGCATAGAGTCTGACATGGCCGGAAGTCGCCGGAAAAAGTTGAGCGGAGCCGATGGAATACGATGTCGGAGCTTAGGGTGCCTCATGAAGTAGTAACCGGAGAGGAGAGCAAATAGTTTAAAAGGTGTTATGTAGAGAACCATGGCAACGATAAAACAAAACGTCACAAATATTGCGGTAGCGCGTGGATCACGCCAGCTCAGCAGAGCCTGCACGCGCTCTCCCTGTGCCGCTATGTCTCCAACCACCGTCTGTATCTTCCCCGCCACAATTCTCAGCCGATCATACCTGTTAAACAACCGTGTTAGAGGTTCCAGGTTCGAGAGACCATAGggacgaaactaatattacatttattgtTTCGGGTCGGGAGGATTACTAGCTTCGGTCCCGAACCTCATagtattcaaaaaaataaattaagtaaATAACTTGATGAGTTACCTCATTTTGACAATGTCTGGAGCCTTCATGGTCGGGAAGATATCAAACTCTTCGTCGAGCTCATCAGCATTCACACTCTCCGCGTAAGACAGTTTGGTATCCATATGAGGAGGAAACCTCGGCCTAATCCTGTAGTTCCACAACCCAATCACAGCCATATACAGAAACACAGTCGGCAAAATCATCTCCGGGAACATCACAAGCATCGTGTACAACACATGCACAAGCCCCGTCGTCACCGGCGTCCTCCAGCTGCAAACTTCTCCCATCCATTTCCACACCGACATCACTCCCGAGAACACCGCGGTGAACCTAAAGAAATTAGCCTTGCTTCTCCTCATGCTGAAGAGATGAGTCTTGGCATCCGTCATGTACTCGACAACTTCGCGTCTAAGCGGCGGCTCCGACCGTCCTAAGCGAGCCACGATTATGTTGAGAGCCTGGACTCTAAGCATTTCTTGTAGGTTTACGGATAAAGGCTGCGTGTAATGCATTTTCGGCAAGAGAGGTTTTGTGTATTTCATCAGCGTGTTGGAGACGGATGTGCAGGTGAACCTCACTGCTAAGTGAAGCTCGCCTCTTTTCTTGAGACCAGATGGGGTTAGAACTAGTAAAGGGTAAGCGTTCGTGTAGACGCGGCCCGTCTGAAGAGTAGAGAGTCTAATACGGACTTTCCCAATGGTCTGATCTCTGCCATTTCCAGATGAAAAGTGACCGTTGTCGAATACGCAGATGGTTAAGACCGTTGCGGGGTCTAAAACCTCCCATGTGTACTGCTCATTGTACTTTGGATTCAAGCTGTTGATCACAGTTCTCGACCGAACCCACTTGTGACCGTACTTGGCAACAACGTACGTGTCCGAAGTACCTTTCCCGTCTCGGTTTTTAACCGGGTGGAGACCGTTTGCGTTGAGTATCCCAAGCTCCAAGACTCCTATCGCTTGTTTCCAGAGCTGTCTCGCCGTTGGCCTTAGATCGCTGCTGTAGTAAGTAGACTCGTCAAAGACATGGTAGCCTCCTTCAAGAACCGCGGCCACGTGGAGCCTAGTAGCGAACTTCACTCTCTTGGCTTTGTCCTCATCCATAGCGTCTGAGATTGAGTCTTCGAGATGAAACCAACGGCTACGGAACGCTCTATCATCATTACGTCTCTCGATAGCGGAGAGAGGGATCACAGCTTTGCCTACCGGCTCGTCTCTGTTGGCTGCGGAGTGGTCTTCCACCGAGAGGACCAGGTGTTCCTCAAACGGCTCCGCGACTACGAACATGAACTCATTGTCCCATCTCGGATGAAAGCTTCTTTGAGCCACTTTAGTCTTTAACATCTGGTTACCGACCTGGATTCTCACAAAGGCTTCAGGGAGACGTGACTTGTCGGAGACTATGATCACGTCTTGAGCCTCTATTATCTTCACCCTTAGGTACCATAGCCGAGGGGAATGGTAGACCTTGGACCGGAGGTTAGCGGAGATAATGTCGGAGCTGTCTGAAGATGTTAACGAGTCTGAGAAGACAGCATCACCGAAGGCTTCATCAGCTTGAGTACCTTCCCAAACAGCAAGCATGATCTCAGCTCTCTTCTTCTCACCTCTCTTGTTCTCAAGTCTATACCACTCTGGAGCTAAAGGACTATCCGGAGGGACACGAGACCGGACCTCATGGAGATCGAACCGGACGGTACCAACGTAATCATCTAGGACAAGGTCTTTATCCTTGACGACTATTTCAAGAACGTTGGATTGAAGATTCTCTTTAGCAAATGCAAAGACTTGGTTCCACTCCGGATCCGAGTTCTTGTCCAAATGTCTTGTAACTCCTTTGAAGTTTCCTATTTTTACTTCCACGTAAGGGTCTAGGCTTCCCGTTAGGTCTCTGTCGGGGAGATCACGCGCCTTCACGACTCTCACGAAGAGAAACCTCATCTCTTCGACGAGATCGTATGTGCCTACGGGCCTCTGCGTTCCACGAACTATTCGTCCTCCAATGATCCGTCCACCTCCGAGGAAAGGGCTCGTCTCTTTCACAGTGAAATCTGATGATGGGCCTGGGCCGTTGTATTGGACTACTCTTGGAGGCATGGGCGCAGCAGCTCTCATCTCTTGCATCCCATAGTTCATCACTGGCTGTTGTGGTTGTTGGTTCACTGAAGGAGTAACGTTATAAAGCGTACGTGCTTTAGGCTTATCAGCAGCAACCATGTTGGCAGCAGCTGTGATTATGGACTTCACAGGTTCTTGACGTGGACTTGGGATATAAGATCGAGGAGACTCTGGAACCGGGGTTGGGAGAAAAGGTGTAATAGATGGGTCTTCTGTGATGAAGACTCTCAAGCCAAGCTCTCCACGGGCTCGAGAGAAAACGCTGCGTTTCTCTAGAGGGTAATTGAAAGGAGCTGCTTCGGAGTGAGGAACAAAGGATGTTCCGTTGACTCGGACTTTTCCAAGAAAGGGCTTAGCATCGGTTCCGTCTTGGTAGCTGTAGACATGGGCTTCGAGTGTGAGTGTGGAGAGGAAGGAAGGATCAGAGACAGCGAAGTAGAAAGACTCGTGCCAGACGGGGTTTGGATCGTTGGGTTTGGTGGTTGTGTGGAATATCTGGTTATCGAACTTGAGCTCCACGAAAGGGCTACATGAGTTTTGCTTGTCTGCGTTAAACAGGCCATGTGCGCTTATGACTTCAACGCCAAGCTTTATGTTGCTCATCGAAGCTTTTTGTTAAAACTGAATCACCTTTATCAAGAAGAGCTTATAaggcaccttttgaagttttgcTCGTCTTGCAAAAGAAAGGAGGACAAGATGCAAAAGACATGACTCGGTCTTTAAAGACTAAAAATCATCTGTCTTAATCAGAACCACTAGTAGTAAATGAATAAACAATATTAGCTTCTTGGAAACTAcggcaaagaaaaaaaaagtgtagaTAAATCCAAGTGTTAAATGATTTTCTCTACAAGAGTTTCGTGTTCTGTTTTGTACTTGATCCGCGTACCTCTCTATTTCCATGAAAATAGCAGGGTTTATTCGTGAACTCACACGGGTCCCTATGGGACCATTCACGGACCACAACTATATGGCCGGTACTACGAAACACCTCAGTACCAATCCGTCTGAAGCGTTGACCGCAACCCAGACGTCAAGTCGTTTTTGTTTGAGACTAATCGTTTGTTACTCAATTATTAATGTCAGCTAACGTATTTTCTTgggttttaaataaattaaaaattgaagtATCCCTGTTTCTTTTACTTGAATTTCTTTATCAAatcaaaatacatatattattatttctttagTTAAATAACCATATGTAACAGATGTATCATTTTTTGAACACCTAACTATGGGTTAGTGCGAAGGCAAAGTTTAGGTGTTTTGGAATTTATATGAGAAAATTTGAACATACGTTGGAAAAGTCAGAATAAGTACATGCATACGTTCAGAAAAGACAAAATAGTCTATTTAGAAGACTAATATTAAtagtctaaaaaaatcaaaaagactATAGAAATTTCTTATTAACAATTAAATCTCGCTTTCTCTGTAGGAGACGTATCACTTTCAAACCACGTCTCTAGTATGTATGAACAATCTTTAAGTCAACAAGGTTCTGCCTTTTAAATGCAGGCCGTCAACTGTAAAACACTCACTGTCTCACAACTacatgaaaacataaaatattatgatattttAATGTGGTTATGTTTGTTTCCATGAATAATAGGAtgaagagaatttttttttttttgaagagatttaactaagaagaaaaagaaaactaaaaaagaGAAGAGATTTCACTTCTCAacatttcttttcatttttcctTTGATTTTTACTACAAAAGTTATATTTACTCTTCTCTTATAGTCTCTTATGTaggttttattttaaatttctttcctattttctctatcttttgcaAGCTTCTATTTTAGAAACCTCTAAATCTCAAACATATGAATTTAGCATAAGCTCAGAGACACTATGAAAACTTAACAAAATTTACAAACTAGATTGATGTTGTTATAATTGTTGTCTATTTTTATGTGTTAACATATGTATATGTATTGTATTCTTATCTTATCTAATTTATATTCATCTTTAAATGTTTATTGCTATAGAATTATtaacattatttaatttatagtgACCAGTGGGATTTTGGCTCTTAAGATGATTAGAATAAGCAAAAAGTTATAGTTACATGGCAGTATTTTTTGGTCTGTTTTAGGTGCCATATCAATCCGGATCAGTACTGAGAATAAGTAAAACATTTATAATGCTTTAGCATATATCGAACAAACTAGCATAAGAAGTTTCTAAAAATCCACAGAAATTAGAGCATAAGTTCAATGCAATTAGCATGGGAAAATAATTAGTGAACGCCCTAGTGGACTTAGTATGGAATGCTTTAGCATATATCGAAACATTtatctttttcctttttcctaATATAGATTCCCTTCTTTGATTAAATACTAATACAGCATCtttctcacaaaaaaaaaggaaagggaACGAGAAGGAAATGATACAATAAATATATACGTAATAAAAAGAATCGTAAGGTTTATAGTATAGTATTAGTTTAGTATGTTACATACAGTGGTAGATCTAGAACTTAGTTTTATTGGGGGCAGAATAAAATTAGCTAGACacatagataaaaaaatattgctaaCTTCAAcatcatatataataaaataataaaatctattcATGCCACCCAAAATTGATAAATACACATGAATGaataaaaagatatttaaattcatttaaatttggaaaaaaaaacataagtttactgaaattagcaaaaaatatttttgttgagaaatttttttttttgcgcaaTCAATTATTTTCATTCATAGTCAAAAGACTACATAGCAAATAAACTCTCTCGGACAAATCCGAATagtcaagtttgaaactttaataACACAAATATAACGATAAAGAGACGGAAACAAACTTAGCATAGTTTGATAATGCATCTAAAGACATGCCTAAAAAGCCAAGCATTAcattaaaaagagaaaacaagtTTATTTTAATCTCTTCAAATCGATGAGCTATCTTACCATATGGCTTTGAATACAAATCCATGAACTCGAACTTCATCGAAATAAACCTCGCTGCATCTATCGGTTTCAAACAATCCTTCACACAAGAATGCAAAACGGTTCGGACAAAGatcttcttctccaaaagtgtatcaaaaaaaaaaaaaccctctcaaaaaattgaattttggtGGAAGTGTTCTCTCTTCAATAGAAGAATATGGGTAAATTGATCTCTCTTGGTCCCAACAAGAGGAAGGTTGATTAGATTTTTCCACCCGTGAAAAAACTATGGGACTAAGTTTGAAGCGCTTAAAGTGGATTTGTTCCAacaatttgttttaaaagaattttatgataattatgttaattttgtaattggtCAAAAAATTGCAAAATTTAATTTCTTCATATAAAATTTACAGAGAAGTTTGATATTAGTAAACTTATGAAAAATACTTTACTATCATATGAAGTTTTCGGGTCCGATTGGTAATAACTGTAgctttaaaaaatttcttgtaGAAAAAATTCTGTAGACTTTTTGTTGTGTCTTTAGATTTTACTGCTTTagaattttatagaaaattccaaaaaattgctctagatttttaaaatttttattacgGAGctgtgattttaaaatttttattaaaatttaattgctGTGAATTTAGTGATGTAGAAATAAATGGAGTTGTGGACATCACGTATCTTCACTACCAATCACACACTTCGAAATATTGCAAAAAAATATAggcaaattaattttataattgaccaTGTTTCactttataaaatatctattCTATGAATTTTCTCTCATAAAGTCTTCTACAAGTTTTCCGAGAAATCTTCTCTCAAAACCAAAAGTTTGGCATTCATTCACgtgatgaaatttttttttaccggGGGCAATTGACCCCTCTCGCCTCCGCTgctggttatatatatatatatatcgattTTCGATTTCTATAGTAGAATGATTATTCTTTCTTTAAGAAAACTCATTTCAGAGTTCCACCACATACGACAAAAATACGAGCAATTAGAGAAGAACACGTGAAAACGTGATGCTCGCCAAATTAATCAAATATTCGCATATTTCGCAAGCTGTTTCCTATCGAATAAATTTCAATGAAACAAATGAAAAGACAATTAGCGACAACAATACAATAATGATTGAAAGGCACCAATCCAATTTTCAATTTTTGCATTCGATCATATCTTATATATCCTTATAAATAGAACTAAATGTTCTTTTAACCATCAACTAGAACCTACAGCTTGGAGCTCATTCTTTTATCAAATGGAGTCGGGTAACACGCTCAAAACCACAAAGCTTATTGTATTCATTATAGTTTCACGTTATCTTGCGAGAATATTGGGTTCAAaagctatatatatttttggttaataCTCGACGTAGGAAAAGCGCAGTTATCAGTCATCAATGCATGGAAGGAACAAAAGATAACAAAGGTGACGAACAAGTAAGAAACCATTACACAAAGATCCTCGAGATTTTTCAATCGCAGTTTCTATACGACTGCTGTGACACTTGTCTAATTTGCAGGACTGAGAAGAAGCTCCTAGAGATTTCATCATGGGAAAAAAAGCAAACAACCAAGATCGAATCTCAACTCGCTAATACCCAGGTGATTCCAACAAAAAGACCTCTCCACTTGTAATGCTTTAATACTGCTCTATTTTGCTAATGGACAAAAGGGTTGTTTTGTTTTGCGCAGCGGAAGATGGACAGTAAGAAAAAGGAGAAAGCAGAGAAACTGAGGCGCAACAAAGCAGCAGTTCATGCAAAAGCGCAAGAGAAGAAGGCACGGGTTCAAACCCGACGCGCTCAAGAGATCCTCGATGCAGAAGACGAAGCTGCTACGTTTCAAGCCACGGGACAGATTCCCAACAAGTCATCTTGCAGCTGCTTCTGATATCATCAGAATTAACCTGTGTTGCAGACTATCACCTATAACTATCACCTATACTTGT of the Brassica rapa cultivar Chiifu-401-42 chromosome A03, CAAS_Brap_v3.01, whole genome shotgun sequence genome contains:
- the LOC103858858 gene encoding serine/threonine-protein kinase BSK3, which gives rise to MGGQCSNLGRCCGNSSHKTAVLEAPPHVENGENNDITDVPAFREYTLDQLKSATCGFAVEYIVSEHGEKAPNVVYKGKLENQKKIAVKRFTRMAWPDARQFLEEARSVGQLRSERMANLLGCCCEGDERLLVAEFMPNETLAKHLFHWETQPMKWTMRLRVVLYLAQALEYCTNQGRILYHDLNAYRVLFDEECNPRLSTFGLMKNSRDGKSYSTNLAFTPPEYLRTGRITPESVIYSFGTLLLDVLSGKHIPPSHALDLIRDRNLQTLTDSCLDGQFSESDGTELVRLASRCLQYEARERPNTKSLVTALTPLQKDTEVPSHVLMGLPHSGSVSPLSPLGEACSRKDLTAMLEILDKLGYKDDEGVTNELSFQMWTDQMQESLNSKKKGDVAFRQKDFREAIEYYTQFIDGGMVSPTVCARRSLCYLMSDMPKEALDDAIQAQVISPVWHVASYLQSASLSFLGMENESQMALKEGSTLEAKRNSPSQLK
- the LOC103858859 gene encoding FT-interacting protein 7, which encodes MSNIKLGVEVISAHGLFNADKQNSCSPFVELKFDNQIFHTTTKPNDPNPVWHESFYFAVSDPSFLSTLTLEAHVYSYQDGTDAKPFLGKVRVNGTSFVPHSEAAPFNYPLEKRSVFSRARGELGLRVFITEDPSITPFLPTPVPESPRSYIPSPRQEPVKSIITAAANMVAADKPKARTLYNVTPSVNQQPQQPVMNYGMQEMRAAAPMPPRVVQYNGPGPSSDFTVKETSPFLGGGRIIGGRIVRGTQRPVGTYDLVEEMRFLFVRVVKARDLPDRDLTGSLDPYVEVKIGNFKGVTRHLDKNSDPEWNQVFAFAKENLQSNVLEIVVKDKDLVLDDYVGTVRFDLHEVRSRVPPDSPLAPEWYRLENKRGEKKRAEIMLAVWEGTQADEAFGDAVFSDSLTSSDSSDIISANLRSKVYHSPRLWYLRVKIIEAQDVIIVSDKSRLPEAFVRIQVGNQMLKTKVAQRSFHPRWDNEFMFVVAEPFEEHLVLSVEDHSAANRDEPVGKAVIPLSAIERRNDDRAFRSRWFHLEDSISDAMDEDKAKRVKFATRLHVAAVLEGGYHVFDESTYYSSDLRPTARQLWKQAIGVLELGILNANGLHPVKNRDGKGTSDTYVVAKYGHKWVRSRTVINSLNPKYNEQYTWEVLDPATVLTICVFDNGHFSSGNGRDQTIGKVRIRLSTLQTGRVYTNAYPLLVLTPSGLKKRGELHLAVRFTCTSVSNTLMKYTKPLLPKMHYTQPLSVNLQEMLRVQALNIIVARLGRSEPPLRREVVEYMTDAKTHLFSMRRSKANFFRFTAVFSGVMSVWKWMGEVCSWRTPVTTGLVHVLYTMLVMFPEMILPTVFLYMAVIGLWNYRIRPRFPPHMDTKLSYAESVNADELDEEFDIFPTMKAPDIVKMRYDRLRIVAGKIQTVVGDIAAQGERVQALLSWRDPRATAIFVTFCFIVAMVLYITPFKLFALLSGYYFMRHPKLRHRIPSAPLNFFRRLPAMSDSML
- the LOC103858861 gene encoding uncharacterized protein At3g61260; translation: MESGKAQLSVINAWKEQKITKVTNKTEKKLLEISSWEKKQTTKIESQLANTQRKMDSKKKEKAEKLRRNKAAVHAKAQEKKARVQTRRAQEILDAEDEAATFQATGQIPNKSSCSCF